A stretch of the Bordetella genomosp. 8 genome encodes the following:
- a CDS encoding TetR/AcrR family transcriptional regulator: MPRTFAERKDVVSVLAEVFRHYGYEGASLARITEGTGLGKGSLYHFFPGGKEEMAAAVLAHIDDWFQRNIYAPLRQAPSAADGVAAMFDEVSRYFLSGRKVCLVGVFALGNERDRFAQAVSSYFRDWTNALAAALDKGGLRGAAARDLAEEMVGGIQGGLVLARALDDPQVYVRMVRGLKERALGALPAASARSTRR, from the coding sequence ATGCCAAGAACCTTTGCGGAACGCAAGGACGTCGTCTCCGTGCTGGCCGAAGTATTCCGCCATTATGGATACGAAGGGGCCAGCCTGGCCCGCATCACCGAGGGCACCGGCCTGGGCAAAGGCAGCCTGTATCACTTCTTTCCCGGCGGCAAGGAGGAAATGGCGGCCGCCGTCCTGGCGCATATCGACGATTGGTTCCAGCGCAATATTTACGCGCCGCTGCGCCAGGCGCCGTCCGCCGCCGACGGCGTGGCGGCGATGTTCGACGAAGTGTCGCGCTACTTTTTGTCGGGCAGGAAGGTTTGCCTGGTCGGCGTGTTCGCACTGGGCAATGAACGCGATCGTTTCGCGCAGGCCGTGTCATCGTATTTTCGCGATTGGACGAATGCGCTGGCCGCGGCGCTCGACAAGGGCGGACTGCGCGGCGCGGCGGCGCGCGACCTGGCCGAAGAGATGGTCGGCGGCATACAGGGTGGGCTGGTGCTGGCGCGCGCGTTGGACGATCCGCAGGTCTATGTCCGCATGGTGCGGGGCTTGAAGGAGCGCGCGCTGGGCGCACTGCCGGCGGCCAGCGCCAGGTCGACGCGGCGCTGA
- a CDS encoding FadR/GntR family transcriptional regulator, which produces MDIKTTAQAGDGEAEAALRSPGAKALSRYLRDEILGGRLRAGVKLPPERELSTRFGASRGSVRRVLSDLRERGLITQSVGSGTFVSEQAEAMAREHALPHLDGNVSPAELMEARRLIEPLLPGMIARNATAADFAMMAECLEQSEAASSIDDFEYWDGALHKAFAVATHNAFFMRILELMNKVREQGEWGRLKRNSLTPARRAQYEQQHRAMVDALRDRDAGQATALMIEHLDQIQRNLFGE; this is translated from the coding sequence ATGGATATCAAGACTACCGCGCAGGCCGGGGACGGGGAAGCAGAAGCGGCCCTGCGTTCGCCGGGCGCCAAGGCGCTGTCGCGCTACCTGCGCGACGAGATCCTGGGCGGACGGCTCAGGGCCGGTGTGAAGCTGCCGCCGGAACGCGAGCTCAGCACGCGCTTTGGCGCTTCCCGGGGCTCGGTGCGGCGCGTGCTGTCGGACCTGCGCGAACGCGGCCTGATCACGCAATCAGTCGGCAGCGGCACTTTCGTGTCGGAACAGGCGGAAGCCATGGCGCGCGAGCATGCCTTGCCGCATCTCGATGGCAACGTCAGCCCCGCCGAACTGATGGAGGCGCGCCGCCTGATCGAGCCCCTGTTGCCAGGCATGATCGCGCGCAACGCCACCGCGGCCGACTTCGCCATGATGGCCGAATGCCTGGAGCAGTCCGAAGCCGCGTCGAGCATCGATGACTTCGAATATTGGGACGGAGCCTTGCACAAGGCCTTCGCCGTGGCCACGCACAATGCTTTTTTCATGCGGATCCTGGAGTTGATGAACAAGGTGCGGGAGCAGGGCGAATGGGGGCGGCTCAAGCGCAATTCCCTGACCCCGGCGCGTCGCGCGCAATACGAACAGCAGCATCGCGCGATGGTGGACGCCTTGCGCGACCGCGATGCGGGCCAGGCCACTGCCTTGATGATCGAGCACCTGGACCAGATCCAGCGCAATCTGTTCGGGGAATAG
- a CDS encoding fumarylacetoacetate hydrolase family protein → MKFAQLSLQGQRTIAVVDTDKGQFWPVSELVPGFAGDMVQLVQQYEQLKSKLVPTGAGKSLDQAKVLAPIDQPRRNIFCVGKNYHEHAAEFSKSGFDSSAKEGEHAPEAPVVFTKPASTVIGPNDKIPPHKEVTQQLDYEVELAIVIGKPGRGIKKADAFKHIFGYTIVNDFTARDLQKLHRQWFLGKALDGFCPMGPYVVTNDELDATNLDVKCWVNGELRQNSNTSLLIFDIPTLIETISAGIELQPGDVIATGTPAGVGIGFNPPKFVKSGDVMRMEIQGIGVLENAVA, encoded by the coding sequence ATGAAATTTGCCCAGCTTTCCCTTCAGGGGCAGCGTACTATCGCCGTTGTGGACACCGACAAGGGCCAGTTTTGGCCGGTTTCCGAACTCGTGCCCGGCTTTGCGGGCGACATGGTCCAATTGGTCCAACAGTACGAACAACTGAAGTCCAAGCTGGTGCCGACCGGCGCCGGCAAATCGCTGGACCAGGCCAAGGTGCTGGCCCCCATCGACCAGCCCCGCCGCAACATCTTCTGCGTGGGCAAGAACTACCACGAACACGCGGCCGAGTTCAGCAAATCCGGCTTCGACAGCAGCGCCAAGGAAGGCGAACACGCGCCGGAAGCGCCGGTCGTGTTCACCAAGCCGGCAAGCACGGTCATCGGCCCCAACGACAAGATCCCCCCGCACAAGGAAGTCACGCAGCAGCTGGACTACGAGGTGGAACTGGCCATCGTGATCGGCAAGCCCGGCCGCGGCATCAAGAAGGCCGATGCCTTCAAGCACATCTTCGGCTACACCATCGTCAACGATTTCACCGCGCGCGACCTGCAGAAATTGCATCGCCAATGGTTCCTCGGCAAGGCGCTGGACGGTTTCTGCCCGATGGGGCCGTACGTGGTGACCAACGACGAACTGGACGCCACCAACCTGGACGTCAAGTGCTGGGTCAACGGCGAGCTGCGCCAGAATTCCAATACTTCCCTGCTGATTTTCGACATCCCCACCCTGATCGAAACGATCTCGGCCGGCATCGAGCTGCAGCCGGGCGACGTCATCGCGACGGGCACCCCGGCGGGCGTGGGTATCGGCTTCAATCCGCCGAAGTTCGTCAAGTCGGGCGACGTGATGCGCATGGAGATCCAGGGTATCGGCGTGCTGGAAAACGCCGTCGCCTGA